The proteins below come from a single Argentina anserina chromosome 1, drPotAnse1.1, whole genome shotgun sequence genomic window:
- the LOC126786181 gene encoding HVA22-like protein k isoform X1, whose amino-acid sequence MALLGSNIASEVGLRLLLCPLGSNIVIRTACCSVGIAVPVYCTCKAIERKDDPAQQKWLLYWAAYGSFSLVEIFSDRLISWCPYYYHMKFAFLVWLQLPSADGAKQLYMNHLRPFFLKNQTKVDRILGLTYGELVKLISAHQGEIQYARAMLLKVFGSDQLPRDRANRDLPQNNAIEGQPRTPTESGSGLDD is encoded by the exons ATGGCGCTTCTTGGATCCAACATAGCTAGTGAG GTAGGGCTACGGCTGCTGCTTTGTCCGCTTGGTTCTAACATTGTTATCCGAACGGCGTG TTGTTCTGTGGGGATTGCTGTACCGGTGTACTGTACGTGCAAGGCAATCGAGAGGAAAGATGATCCTGCACAACAGAAGTGGCTTCTGTATTGGGCAG CTTATGGATCTTTCAGTCTTGTGGAAATATTTTCGGATAGGCTTATATCTTG GTGTCCATACTACTATCACATGAAGTTTGCCTTTCTTGTTTGGCTCCAACTTCCATCTGCTGAT GGGGCAAAGCAGTTGTACATGAACCACCTACGCCCATTCTTTTTGAAGAATCAAACCAAAGTTGATCGGATTTTAGGCCTTACATATGGTGAATTG GTCAAACTTATCAGTGCACACCAAGGAGAAATCCAGTATGCTAGGGCCATGCTCTTGAAAGTATTTGGCTCAG ATCAGTTACCGAGGGACAGGGCTAATAGAGATCTGCCACAGAACAACGCAATTGAAGGACAGCCTAGAACACCTACAGAGTCTGGCTCTGGTCTCGATGattaa
- the LOC126786181 gene encoding HVA22-like protein k isoform X2, translating to MALLGSNIASEVGLRLLLCPLGSNIVIRTACCSVGIAVPVYCTCKAIERKDDPAQQKWLLYWAAYGSFSLVEIFSDRLISWCPYYYHMKFAFLVWLQLPSADGAKQLYMNHLRPFFLKNQTKVDRILGLTYGELVKLISAHQGEIQYARAMLLKVFGSVTEGQG from the exons ATGGCGCTTCTTGGATCCAACATAGCTAGTGAG GTAGGGCTACGGCTGCTGCTTTGTCCGCTTGGTTCTAACATTGTTATCCGAACGGCGTG TTGTTCTGTGGGGATTGCTGTACCGGTGTACTGTACGTGCAAGGCAATCGAGAGGAAAGATGATCCTGCACAACAGAAGTGGCTTCTGTATTGGGCAG CTTATGGATCTTTCAGTCTTGTGGAAATATTTTCGGATAGGCTTATATCTTG GTGTCCATACTACTATCACATGAAGTTTGCCTTTCTTGTTTGGCTCCAACTTCCATCTGCTGAT GGGGCAAAGCAGTTGTACATGAACCACCTACGCCCATTCTTTTTGAAGAATCAAACCAAAGTTGATCGGATTTTAGGCCTTACATATGGTGAATTG GTCAAACTTATCAGTGCACACCAAGGAGAAATCCAGTATGCTAGGGCCATGCTCTTGAAAGTATTTGGCTCAG TTACCGAGGGACAGGGCTAA
- the LOC126786163 gene encoding G-box-binding factor 1 isoform X2: MGTGEEGTPSKPSKQSSTAQEIPAQPSYPDWSSSMQAYYGAGAAPPPFFASSVASPAPHPYMWGAQHPMMPPYGTPVPYPAMYPPGGVYAHPGMVTTPASVPPANPESEGKSTEGKERASAKKPKGAAGSTGLVSGKAGEGGKATSGSGNDGASQSAESGSEGSSDGSEENGNHQDYGANKKGSFDKMLADGANAQNNTGSVPGKPVVSMPATSLNMGMDLWNASPAGAGSAKMRGNQSGAPSAVGGDHWIQDERELKRQKRKQSNRESARRSRLRKQAECEELQKSVQGLTNENHGLKDELQRLSQECEKLASENSSIKEELTRLCGPDLVANIEHQSRGSEGNS; this comes from the exons ATGGGGACAGGGGAAGAGGGCACACCCTCTAAGCCTTCCAAACAATCTTCAACTGCTCAG GAAATACCAGCACAGCCTTCGTATCCTGATTGGTCCAGCTCTATGCAG gCTTATTATGGTGCTGGAGCTGCTCCACCGCCCTTTTTCGCATCCTCTGTTGCTTCGCCGGCGCCACATCCGTATATGTGGGGAGCACAG CATCCTATGATGCCGCCTTATGGAACTCCAGTTCCGTACCCTGCCATGTATCCTCCAGGTGGAGTTTATGCTCATCCGGGTATGGTCACG ACGCCTGCCTCTGTACCGCCAGCAAATCCAGAATCAGAAGGGAAGAGCACAGAGGGAAAAGAGCGAGCTTCTGCCAAAAAACCAAAGGGTGCTGCAGGAAGTACAGGCTTGGTTAGTGGCAAAGCTGGGGAGGGTGGAAAAGCAACTTCTGGTTCTGGCAATGATGGTGCTTCACAAAG TGCTGAAAGTGGTAGTGAGGGTTCATCAGATGGGAGCGAGGAGAATGGTAACCATCAG GACTATGGTGCGAACAAGAAGGGAAGCTTTGACAAGATGCTTGCAGATG GAGCGAATGCACAAAATAACACGGGTTCAGTGCCTGGGAAGCCAGTAGTTTCTATGCCTGCAACTAGTCTGAATATGGGAATGGACTTGTGGAATGCCTCCCCTGCTGGTGCTGGAAGTGCAAAAATGAGAGGAAATCAATCTGGAGCCCCATCAGCTGTCGGTGGTGACCATTGGATTCAG GATGAACGGGAACTGAAAAGACAGAAACGGAAGCAGTCGAATAGGGAGTCTGCAAGGAGGTCAAGATTGCGAAAGCAG GCGGAGTGCGAAGAGCTACAAAAAAGTGTACAAGGACTGACCAATGAGAATCATGGCCTTAAGGATGAGCTGCAAAGGCTCTCCCAGGAATGCGAGAAGCTTGCGTCTGAAAATTCTTCTATAAAG GAAGAGTTGACACGATTATGTGGACCGGATTTAGTAGCAAACATTGAACATCAATCTCGTGGCAGTGAGGGTAACAGTTGA
- the LOC126800758 gene encoding serine/threonine-protein kinase STY46-like — MAGHGVFKVTDNDLFDLYELNLENNDGGRVSAHKGSNFVFKLDQSLLIDGSCVRIGQVLGEGPQAIVYEGLCNSTPVAVKIIQPDRAGLISPERKDKFQREVTLLSKAKHDNIVKFIGASVEPTMMIVTELMRGGTVQKYLWGTRPVIPDLKISVSFALDICRAMKYLHANGIIHRDLKPSNLLLSENKKQVKLADFGLAREQIDGAMTSEAGTYRWMAPELFSIEPAPKGAKRNYDHKADVYSFSIVLWELLTNKTPFKGRNNVMVAYATAKNVRPSLEGIPEEIIPLLTSCWAEDPLDRPEFMKITDTLSNFYREHCLKENKPPPKVIETEDNETNIKEHNERSIKEEESLSTSQPQVIETPEREKKLKRRKKSWSSFWFCFSCFSRRPNVMVSSV, encoded by the exons ATGGCGGGACATGGCGTGTTCAAGGTCACAGACAACGACCTCTTCGACTTGTACGAGTTGAATCTTGAGAACAACGATGGGGGTCGTGTTTCAGCTCATAAAGGTAGCAACTTTGTGTTTAAATTGGACCAGAGTTTGCTGATCGATGGAAGCTGTGTGAGGATTGGTCAGGTGCTCGGAGAAGGGCCGCAGGCGATTGTCTATGAAGGATT GTGTAATTCCACGCCTGTTGCTGTGAAAATCATACAGCCAGACAGAGCAGGTTTAATCAGTCCTGAACGCAAAGACAAATTTCAGAGGGAGGTGACTTTGCTGTCAAAGGCAAAACATGATAACATTGTGAAG TTTATCGGTGCTTCTGTGGAACCAACTATGATGATAGTTACTGAGCTTATGAGAGGTGGTACCGTTCAGAAGTACTTGTGGGGCACCCGCCCTGTAATTCCGGACTTAAAGATTTCAGTAAGTTTTGCATTGGATATATGTCGAGCAATGAAATACTTGCATGCAAATGGCATCATACACCGTGACTTGAAGCCAA GCAATCTACTTCTTTCCGAAAACAAGAAGCAAGTGAAGCTGGCTGACTTTGGGCTTGCTAGAGAGCAGATAGACGGTGCAATGACTAGTGAGGCTGGAACATACCGGTGGATGGCTCCTGAG TTATTCAGCATTGAACCAGCTCCAAAAGGTGCAAAGAGAAATTATGATCACAAGGCTGATGTCTATAGCTTCTCAATAGTTCTGTGGGAGTTGCTCACAAACAAAACTCCATTCAAGGGAAGGAATAACGTAATGGTGGCATATGCTACAGCTAAG AATGTACGGCCTAGCCTGGAGGGCATTCCTGAGGAGATTATCCCTTTGCTAACGTCCTGCTGGGCTGAGGACCCCCTGGACCGACCAgaatttatgaaaataactGATACCCTCTCCAACTTCTACCGGGAACATTGCTTAAAGGAGAACAAGCCTCCTCCTAAGGTCATTGAGACTGAAGATAATGAGACGAACATTAAGGAACATAATGAGAGGAGcattaaagaagaagaatcgtTGAGTACCTCCCAACCACAAGTGATTGAGACAcctgaaagagagaaaaagctTAAAAGGCGCAAGAAGAGTTGGTCATCTTTTTGGTTCTGTTTCTCTTGCTTCTCTCGTCGACCAAATGTTATGGTGAGTTCTGTTTGA
- the LOC126786163 gene encoding G-box-binding factor 1 isoform X1, producing MRGETAESIEMGTGEEGTPSKPSKQSSTAQEIPAQPSYPDWSSSMQAYYGAGAAPPPFFASSVASPAPHPYMWGAQHPMMPPYGTPVPYPAMYPPGGVYAHPGMVTTPASVPPANPESEGKSTEGKERASAKKPKGAAGSTGLVSGKAGEGGKATSGSGNDGASQSAESGSEGSSDGSEENGNHQDYGANKKGSFDKMLADGANAQNNTGSVPGKPVVSMPATSLNMGMDLWNASPAGAGSAKMRGNQSGAPSAVGGDHWIQDERELKRQKRKQSNRESARRSRLRKQAECEELQKSVQGLTNENHGLKDELQRLSQECEKLASENSSIKEELTRLCGPDLVANIEHQSRGSEGNS from the exons ATGAG AGGAGAAACAGCTGAGTCAATTGAAATGGGGACAGGGGAAGAGGGCACACCCTCTAAGCCTTCCAAACAATCTTCAACTGCTCAG GAAATACCAGCACAGCCTTCGTATCCTGATTGGTCCAGCTCTATGCAG gCTTATTATGGTGCTGGAGCTGCTCCACCGCCCTTTTTCGCATCCTCTGTTGCTTCGCCGGCGCCACATCCGTATATGTGGGGAGCACAG CATCCTATGATGCCGCCTTATGGAACTCCAGTTCCGTACCCTGCCATGTATCCTCCAGGTGGAGTTTATGCTCATCCGGGTATGGTCACG ACGCCTGCCTCTGTACCGCCAGCAAATCCAGAATCAGAAGGGAAGAGCACAGAGGGAAAAGAGCGAGCTTCTGCCAAAAAACCAAAGGGTGCTGCAGGAAGTACAGGCTTGGTTAGTGGCAAAGCTGGGGAGGGTGGAAAAGCAACTTCTGGTTCTGGCAATGATGGTGCTTCACAAAG TGCTGAAAGTGGTAGTGAGGGTTCATCAGATGGGAGCGAGGAGAATGGTAACCATCAG GACTATGGTGCGAACAAGAAGGGAAGCTTTGACAAGATGCTTGCAGATG GAGCGAATGCACAAAATAACACGGGTTCAGTGCCTGGGAAGCCAGTAGTTTCTATGCCTGCAACTAGTCTGAATATGGGAATGGACTTGTGGAATGCCTCCCCTGCTGGTGCTGGAAGTGCAAAAATGAGAGGAAATCAATCTGGAGCCCCATCAGCTGTCGGTGGTGACCATTGGATTCAG GATGAACGGGAACTGAAAAGACAGAAACGGAAGCAGTCGAATAGGGAGTCTGCAAGGAGGTCAAGATTGCGAAAGCAG GCGGAGTGCGAAGAGCTACAAAAAAGTGTACAAGGACTGACCAATGAGAATCATGGCCTTAAGGATGAGCTGCAAAGGCTCTCCCAGGAATGCGAGAAGCTTGCGTCTGAAAATTCTTCTATAAAG GAAGAGTTGACACGATTATGTGGACCGGATTTAGTAGCAAACATTGAACATCAATCTCGTGGCAGTGAGGGTAACAGTTGA
- the LOC126800769 gene encoding LOW QUALITY PROTEIN: UPF0481 protein At3g47200-like (The sequence of the model RefSeq protein was modified relative to this genomic sequence to represent the inferred CDS: deleted 3 bases in 2 codons; substituted 1 base at 1 genomic stop codon), with product MANGGGDHSVMITVAAATSNIPMTSLEQRIAETKWLLHHPSAGNSSCCIFKVPQCFVEINKNNYQPHIVSIGPYHHENIHLEMMQRHRWRFLHDLLARTQLTGLRLDDYLQAVAEREEDLVEMXVLDGLFIVELFCKVGLLSPSDPDDSIFNLAWIFPNLIKDLLRLENHIPFFVLQLLFDKSKTSTKDSDSSLARLALEFLNYAINRPDEVLQQHCSVKGKHLLYLLRLSFVPSPQVKPSNISALVKLLQSAKKPLRGIKCSTKKAVNKFLAGIKYQTNSKDTSLPVQFIQSAKKLHLAGIKFKKADAINFLDIRFGKGVLEIPHISPDDLHIDIFLKFVAFEQCYSHCSKDITTYAAFMSCLIRTPADATFLCDNNIIENYLGTEEEVAQFFRNLGKDVPFDIDESYLRKLFKDVNEYHKNVWHVRWAGFRFKYFDTPWSFLSALAAVILLLFTADAVQAFFAVYAYVKPR from the exons ATGGCGAATGGAGGAGGAGATCATTCTGTGATGATTACAGTTGCTGCAGCCACAAGTAATATTCCAATGACATCATTGGAGCAAAGAATAGCGGAAACGAAATGGCTACTGCAT CATCCATCAGCTGGTAACAGTTCATGTTGCATCTTTAAAGTACCACAATGCTTTGtggaaataaacaaaaacaattacCAACCTCATATAGTGTCCATTGGTCCTTATCACCATGAAAATATACATCTAGAGATGATGCAGCGGCACAGATGGAGATTTCTTCATGATCTTCTTGCTCGAACACAGCTAACTGGTCTGAGACTTGATGACTACTTGCAGGCTGTTGCAGAAAGGGAAGAAGATTTAGTTGAAATGTAAGTGTTGGATGGTCTCTTCATTGTCGAACTTTTCTGCAAAGTTGGACTACTATCACCTAGTGATCCAGACGACTCCATCTTTAACTTGGCATGGATATTTCCTAATCTCATAAAAGATCTTCTAAGGTTGGAAAATCATATTccattctttgttcttcaaCTGTTATTTGACAAATCAAAAACTTCAACAAAAGATAGTGACTCATCTCTTGCAAGACTTGCTCTAGAATTCTTGAATTATGCAATCAATAGACCCGATGAAGTTTTGCAACAACATTGTAGTGTTAAGGGAAAacatttactttatttgcTTCGCTTGAGCTTTGTCCCGTCTCCACAAGTAAAGCCTTCAAACATTTCTGCATTGGTTAAGTTACTCCAATCGGCCAAGAAACCTCTAAGGGGAATCAAGTGCAGCACAAAGAAGGCAGTGAATAAGTTTCTAGCAGGGATTAAGTACCAGACAAACAGTAAAGATACATCTTTACCGGTTCAATTCATCCAATCAGCAAAAAAGCTTCATCTGGCCGGAATTAAATTCAAGAAGGCGGATGCAATTAACTTCTTGGATATCAGATTTGGCAAAGGAGTGCTGGAAATTCCACACATATCACCAGACGATCTACATATCGACATCTTCTTAAAATTTGTTGCATTTGAACAATGTTACTCTCATTGCTCAAAGGACATAACCACCTATGCTGCATTCATGAGTTGTCTCATCCGAACCCCTGCAGATGCAACATTTCTATGTGACAACAACATTATTGAGAATTATCTTGGAACTGAGGAGGAGGTTGCTCAATTCTTCAGAAACCTAGGTAAAGATGTACCATTTGATATTGATGAGAGCTATCTCCGGAAGCTGTTCAAGGATGTGAATGAGTACCATAAAAATGTTTGGCATGTTCGATGGGCTGGCTTCAGATTCAAGTACTTTGATACACCATGGTCTTTCTTGTCTGCTTTAGCTGCTGTCatactgttactattcactgcAGAC GCAGTTCAGGCCTTCTTCGCAGTTTATGCATATGTAAAGCCCCGTTAG